One region of Mesobacillus boroniphilus genomic DNA includes:
- a CDS encoding IreB family regulatory phosphoprotein, translating into MSSFDKTMRFNFPEEPFEHDANEVLLQVYEALQDKGYNPINQIVGYLLSGDPAYIPRHRDARNIIRKLERDEIIEELVKSYLRNHREGK; encoded by the coding sequence ATGAGCTCGTTTGATAAAACGATGAGATTTAATTTTCCCGAAGAGCCTTTTGAGCATGATGCCAATGAAGTCCTGCTGCAGGTCTATGAAGCCTTGCAGGATAAGGGGTATAACCCGATCAACCAGATTGTCGGATATTTGCTCTCTGGCGACCCGGCCTATATTCCCCGCCATCGGGATGCCCGCAATATCATCCGCAAGCTAGAGCGGGATGAAATTATCGAGGAACTGGTTAAATCCTATTTAAGGAACCATCGAGAGGGGAAATAA